The following are from one region of the Phormidium sp. PBR-2020 genome:
- a CDS encoding aspartate carbamoyltransferase catalytic subunit produces MTVIATPPWTRRHILSLEDFSVSEYDTVLRTAASFREVLSRRTKKVPTLQGRVVTNLFFEPSTRTRSSFELAAKRLSADTLNFAAGNSSLTKGETILDTAKTYLAMGTDMMVIRHSQAGVPQAIAREMERLGTHVGVLNAGDGLHEHPSQALLDLFTICAHLDRDNPRTDLLQGKKVAIVGDILHSRVARSNIWSLTASGAQVHLAAPPTLLPKRFIEAMGLYHPDRLHLHWDVGEALQGADFVMTLRLQRERMTAHLLPSLREYQQSFGITRDRLKDCQPGVKLLHPGPTNRGVELSSDVMDDPELSLIQAQVTSGVAVRMALLYLMGGSHG; encoded by the coding sequence ATGACTGTCATAGCGACCCCTCCTTGGACTCGGCGACATATCCTGTCCTTAGAAGACTTCTCTGTTTCTGAATACGACACGGTGTTACGCACAGCCGCAAGTTTTCGAGAAGTCTTATCTCGGCGAACCAAGAAAGTCCCGACGTTGCAGGGACGGGTGGTGACAAATTTGTTTTTTGAACCCTCGACTCGGACTCGCAGTAGTTTTGAGTTAGCAGCGAAACGACTCTCGGCGGATACTCTTAATTTTGCAGCGGGAAATTCGTCTCTAACGAAGGGAGAGACCATTTTAGATACTGCCAAGACCTATCTGGCGATGGGGACGGATATGATGGTAATACGTCACAGCCAGGCGGGGGTTCCTCAGGCGATCGCGCGGGAGATGGAACGCCTAGGAACTCATGTGGGAGTGCTGAATGCGGGGGATGGCTTACATGAACATCCCTCTCAGGCCCTGTTGGATTTATTTACGATTTGCGCCCATTTGGATCGTGACAATCCGCGAACTGACCTGTTGCAGGGTAAGAAAGTCGCGATTGTTGGGGATATCTTACATTCTCGGGTGGCGCGATCGAATATCTGGAGTTTAACCGCCAGTGGGGCCCAGGTTCATTTGGCCGCCCCGCCGACGTTACTGCCCAAGCGGTTTATCGAGGCCATGGGACTCTATCACCCGGACCGCTTACATCTGCATTGGGATGTGGGTGAGGCGTTGCAGGGGGCGGATTTTGTCATGACATTGCGGTTACAGCGAGAACGGATGACGGCTCATCTGTTGCCCAGTTTACGGGAGTATCAGCAGTCATTTGGTATCACGCGCGATCGCCTTAAAGACTGCCAACCTGGGGTCAAACTGTTACATCCGGGCCCGACCAATCGGGGGGTTGAACTAAGTTCGGATGTGATGGATGACCCCGAGTTGAGTTTGATTCAGGCCCAAGTCACCAGCGGGGTGGCGGTTCGCATGGCCCTGCTCTATCTCATGGGCGGCAGTCACGGTTAG
- a CDS encoding photosystem I assembly protein Ycf3, protein MPRTQRNDNFIDKSFTVMADIILKILPAKQSAKEAFAYYRDGMSAQADGEYAEAMDNYKEALKLEDDPNDRSYILYNMGLIYTSNGEHDKGLEKYHEALELNPRMPQAFNNIAVIYQYRGERAKEEGDFDTSEALFDKAADYWKQAVRLAPNNYIEAQNWMKTTGRASLDGF, encoded by the coding sequence ATGCCACGGACACAACGCAACGACAATTTCATCGATAAATCCTTTACCGTCATGGCAGATATCATCCTTAAGATTCTGCCCGCGAAACAATCGGCGAAGGAAGCCTTTGCTTACTATCGTGATGGGATGTCTGCCCAAGCTGACGGTGAATATGCCGAAGCCATGGACAACTACAAGGAAGCCCTCAAACTCGAAGATGACCCCAATGATCGCAGCTATATTCTCTACAATATGGGGCTGATTTATACCAGTAATGGCGAACATGATAAAGGTCTGGAAAAATATCATGAAGCCCTAGAGTTAAACCCTCGGATGCCCCAAGCGTTTAATAATATCGCTGTGATTTATCAATATCGGGGAGAACGGGCCAAGGAAGAAGGAGATTTTGATACGTCTGAGGCGCTTTTTGATAAAGCCGCCGACTATTGGAAACAGGCGGTTCGCTTAGCCCCCAACAACTACATCGAAGCCCAGAACTGGATGAAAACCACGGGTCGCGCCTCTTTAGATGGGTTTTAA
- the ispD gene encoding 2-C-methyl-D-erythritol 4-phosphate cytidylyltransferase, with protein MTHLLIPAAGVGRRMGSDRNKLLLPLLNQSILAWTLKAAEAAEAITWIGLICQPYDLDEFKEILSQLSLSKPVHFIDGGDTRQESVYNGLQGLPEDASHVLIHDGARCLATPDLFNRCAKAVQTCPGLIAAIPVKDTIKVVNEDLEIQDTPDRRHLWAAQTPQGFEVDTLKACHDRGRREGWQVTDDAALFEKCQLPVQIVPGEETNLKVTTPIDLTIAAFVLNHRDRQS; from the coding sequence ATGACCCATCTACTCATCCCTGCGGCCGGCGTCGGTCGCCGTATGGGAAGCGATCGCAACAAACTCCTACTCCCCCTCCTCAACCAGTCCATCCTTGCCTGGACCCTCAAAGCTGCCGAAGCCGCCGAGGCCATCACCTGGATTGGACTCATTTGCCAACCCTATGATTTGGACGAGTTTAAGGAGATTCTCAGTCAACTCTCCCTTAGCAAACCTGTTCACTTCATCGATGGAGGAGACACCCGCCAAGAATCCGTCTATAACGGCCTACAGGGTCTTCCCGAAGATGCCAGCCATGTTCTGATTCATGACGGGGCCCGCTGTCTGGCCACTCCCGATCTCTTTAACCGCTGTGCCAAGGCGGTTCAGACCTGTCCCGGCCTCATCGCCGCCATCCCGGTGAAAGATACCATCAAAGTGGTCAACGAAGACCTAGAGATTCAGGATACCCCCGATCGCCGCCATCTCTGGGCCGCCCAAACCCCCCAAGGCTTCGAGGTGGACACCCTCAAAGCCTGTCACGATCGCGGCCGCCGGGAGGGTTGGCAAGTCACCGACGATGCGGCATTATTTGAGAAATGCCAACTCCCGGTTCAAATCGTCCCCGGAGAAGAAACCAACCTCAAAGTCACCACCCCCATCGACTTAACCATCGCCGCCTTCGTCCTCAACCACCGCGATCGCCAATCTTAA
- a CDS encoding folate-binding protein: MNQELQETQLAAGAIVEDIAAGVTAAVSFNNDAEALTAAQSGVALYDRTPWGRLELTGGDRLRFIHNQSTNTFNQRQPGDICETVFVNNTARTIDLATTYITDESVILLVSPNRRDTLFQLLDRYIFPADKVELRDRTSETACFSLIGDSSLSLLQKLGLTEDIPPGQHRRITLDSLPNAPEIRLAATNGLNLPGYTLLCEADQAAGLWKALQDHGATPLGERVWQRLRIQQGRPAPDAELTDDYNPLEAGLWDYISFDKGCYIGQETIARLNTYQGVKQQLWGLHLPESVEPGTPIELNDKKVGTLTSIIPTEDGYLGLGYIRTKAGGAGLSVKLGATEATVIDVPFLSRGYLSTP; this comes from the coding sequence ATGAATCAGGAGTTACAGGAGACCCAACTCGCCGCAGGGGCGATCGTTGAGGACATTGCCGCCGGGGTGACGGCGGCGGTGAGTTTTAACAATGACGCTGAGGCATTGACAGCCGCCCAGTCTGGTGTTGCCCTTTACGATCGCACCCCCTGGGGACGCTTAGAACTCACTGGGGGCGATCGCCTCCGTTTTATTCATAACCAAAGTACCAACACCTTTAACCAACGCCAGCCAGGAGACATCTGTGAGACGGTATTTGTCAACAATACTGCTCGTACCATTGACCTCGCCACCACCTACATTACTGACGAGTCGGTCATCCTCTTAGTCTCTCCCAACCGTCGCGACACCCTATTCCAACTCTTAGATCGCTATATCTTCCCAGCGGATAAAGTAGAACTGCGCGATCGCACCTCAGAGACCGCCTGTTTTAGCCTCATCGGGGATAGCAGCCTGTCACTCCTCCAAAAACTCGGTCTTACCGAAGACATTCCCCCCGGACAGCATCGCCGCATCACCCTAGACTCTCTCCCCAACGCCCCAGAGATTCGCCTCGCCGCCACCAATGGCCTCAACCTCCCCGGTTACACCCTTCTCTGCGAAGCCGACCAAGCCGCCGGCCTCTGGAAAGCCCTACAAGACCATGGGGCAACCCCTCTCGGAGAACGGGTCTGGCAGCGATTGCGGATTCAACAAGGACGGCCCGCCCCCGATGCCGAACTCACCGACGACTATAACCCCCTAGAAGCGGGACTTTGGGACTATATTTCCTTCGACAAAGGCTGTTACATCGGCCAAGAAACCATCGCCCGCCTCAACACCTATCAAGGAGTCAAACAACAACTCTGGGGCCTACATCTCCCCGAATCCGTCGAACCCGGAACCCCGATTGAACTCAACGATAAGAAAGTCGGAACCCTCACCAGCATCATCCCCACGGAAGACGGCTATCTCGGCTTAGGCTACATTCGCACCAAAGCCGGAGGGGCCGGTCTCTCCGTCAAACTCGGGGCCACTGAAGCCACCGTCATCGACGTTCCCTTCCTCTCCCGAGGCTACCTCTCAACCCCCTAA
- the gatC gene encoding Asp-tRNA(Asn)/Glu-tRNA(Gln) amidotransferase subunit GatC, producing the protein MSQFNKDDVKKVAHLARLQLTEAEETQFAGQLNGILDYFQQLEELDTENVKPTAHAIDMRNITRRDQQELYPYREDLLESAPDREDEFFKVPKIM; encoded by the coding sequence ATGAGTCAATTTAATAAAGATGATGTCAAAAAAGTGGCTCATCTCGCCCGCTTGCAACTCACGGAAGCTGAAGAAACTCAATTTGCCGGTCAACTCAATGGCATTTTAGACTACTTCCAACAGTTGGAAGAACTAGACACCGAAAATGTCAAACCCACGGCCCATGCCATTGATATGCGCAACATTACCCGCCGTGACCAACAGGAACTGTATCCTTATCGGGAAGACTTGCTAGAGTCCGCCCCCGATCGCGAAGATGAGTTCTTTAAGGTTCCTAAAATTATGTAG